In the Drosophila gunungcola strain Sukarami unplaced genomic scaffold, Dgunungcola_SK_2 000001F, whole genome shotgun sequence genome, one interval contains:
- the LOC128261982 gene encoding uncharacterized protein LOC128261982: MSNRKSKLLKSLEDSVSPIDHEDVVRLIADQIRQPLMDPIERNQNNKEDLSVLHLEDAIKFRDSMSTFHISPTAESLDEVMPVKDEDLGEMLEILTDSNLVEEDEGEDEEEDDDEEEDDEIDEDEVEDLGDGAENVKTGDSRKLDHKNHIFD; encoded by the coding sequence atgAGCAATAGGAAATCGAAATTGCTGAAATCGCTGGAGGACTCTGTGTCGCCCATCGATCATGAAGACGTCGTCCGTCTGATCGCCGACCAGATTCGGCAGCCTCTCATGGATCCAATTGAACGGAATCAGAATAACAAGGAGGATCTGAGCGTCCTGCACCTAGAAGATGCCATCAAATTCAGGGATTCGATGAGTACATTCCATATTTCACCTACTGCAGAATCTCTTGACGAGGTAATGCCCGTAAAGGACGAGGATCTTGGGGAGATGCTAGAGATTCTTACCGACTCCAATCTCGTTGAGGAAGATGAAGGCGAAGATGAAGAGGAGGACgatgacgaggaggaggatgacGAAATAGATGAAGATGAGGTAGAAGACTTGGGCGATGGCGCAGAAAATGTAAAGACGGGCGATAGTCGGAAATTAGAtcataaaaatcatatatttgattaa
- the LOC128261985 gene encoding uncharacterized protein LOC128261985, protein MLAWVIFLVIAKICKIFSSANKTCILKYEPICVLYEDCGFTLNSKCLIDIHNKFNLNGNNPPMKTFIPGACPKDKKKCPYSKILQGLMFQ, encoded by the exons atGTTGGCCTGGGTGATTTTTCTTGTGATTG ctaagatttgcaaaattttttcaagtgcCAATAAAACGTGCATCCTTAAATATGAACcaatttgtgttttatatGAAGATTGCGGTTTCACATTGAATAGCAAATGCTTGATAGACATACATAACAAGTTTAACTTAAATGGAAATAATCCAC CAATGAAGACATTTATTCCTGGAGCTTGTCcgaaagataaaaaaaaatgccctTACAGTAAAATTCTTCAAGGACTTATGTTTCAGTGA
- the LOC128261974 gene encoding LOW QUALITY PROTEIN: uncharacterized protein LOC128261974 (The sequence of the model RefSeq protein was modified relative to this genomic sequence to represent the inferred CDS: substituted 1 base at 1 genomic stop codon): MDPAINRRYSFAYGVFAFLLLQLCYDSAECLTMTEIKIPKHIMRHEDAALGCKFDLDGESLYSVKWYKDGFEFYRYVPRDMPPGQVFPLPGVDVELQNSTDVVVVLRSVSLQSTGRYRCEVSGEAPSFQTVSGHEDMIVVVTPKHGPQITGGQPRYQIGDMVRVNCTSAASRPVCHLSWLINGMHANRSLLRPFEPLVVGREGLEVARLGLEFRVRGXHFKHGDMKLKCVAKISSVYWQSNEESVESDKHQRIPVLESRETVMSKSRQSMEKAQSPLEDKQLKKSRRPAAATSAAAAAAASSSATSTMAPFGAVWWGSSVPWSRILASKSIARISLYALPVLIAFLCSLRPAVEGSCCWRSNASSGIHSSSISGSNISRSNTNRSSLSTQLGCEKAAQRR, translated from the exons ATGGATCCTGCAATAAACAGACGATATTCCTTCGCCTACGGCGTTTTCGCCTTTCTTCTGCTCCAACTTTGCTACG ATTCCGCGGAATGCCTGACAATGACCGAAATCAAAATCCCCAAGCACATAATGCGCCACGAGGACGCCGCGCTCGGCTGCAAGTTCGATCTCGACGGGGAGTCACTGTACTCGGTGAAGTGGTACAAGGATGGCTTCGAGTTCTATCGCTATGTGCCCAGGGACATGCCCCCGGGACAGGTTTTTCCCCTGCCCGGCGTCGATGTAGAG TTACAAAACTCAACGGACGTGGTTGTTGTCCTGCGCTCAGTTAGCCTTCAGTCGACTGGCCGATATCGCTGCGAAGTGTCCGGCGAGGCGCCTTCGTTTCAGACGGTTTCCGGTCACGAGGACATGATTGTTGTGG TGACTCCGAAGCATGGACCACAAATCACAGGCGGACAGCCGCGGTATCAAATTGGCGACATGGTGCGCGTCAATTGCACCTCGGCGGCTTCCAGGCCTGTCTGCCATCTCAGCTGGCTGATTAACGGGATGCACGCAAATCGCTCGCTGCTGCGACCTTTTGAACCCTTGGTTGTGGGTCGCGAAGGGCTGGAGGTCGCCCGATTGGGCCTGGAGTTCCGGGTGCGCGGATGACATTTCAAGCACGGCGACATGAAGCTAAAG TGTGTCGCCAAAATCTCCTCCGTGTACTGGCAGAGCAACGAGGAGAGTGTTGAGAGCGACAAGCACCAGAGGATTCCGGTCCTAGAGTCGCGGGAGACGGTCATGTCCAAGTCACGTCAGTCCATGGAGAAGGCCCAGTCTCCGCTCGAAG ACAAACAACTGAAGAAGAGCCGACGCCCTGCAGCGGCAACTTCAGCGGCCGCAGCGGCAGCTGCCTCGTCCAGTGCAACATCAACTATGGCGCCATTTGGGGCAGTCTGGTGGGGCTCATCGGTGCCCTGGTCACGCATATTAGCTTCCAAATCAATTGCACGCATTTCCCTCTACGCGCTGCCCGTCCTAATAGCATTTCTGTGTAGCCTTCGACCGGCAGTCGAGGGAAGTTGCTGTTGGAGGAGTAATGCCAGCAGTGGCatccacagcagcagcattagtggcagcaacatcagcaggaGCAACACAAACAGGAGCAGCCTGTCGACCCAATTAGGCTGCGAGAAGGCTGCTCAGCGTAGATAA